Within the Setaria viridis chromosome 3, Setaria_viridis_v4.0, whole genome shotgun sequence genome, the region ataagaagttacggtacgactaacattgggggtgagagtcatggaggccgacactacagagtggatctgcacgaagtttcgtgcacctgcaatgttcctTAATTGTTGCACCTttcatgttcacacttcattacagcttgcaaggcaagaggtcttaactttgaaagccccttgtacatgtcaccgttgtactctagggagcacaccatcaaaatatgggaatcaagctttcaaccttacctagaTCCTTCACAATGGCTGGCATATGTAGGGGCAGGGTACGTGCCTAACCCCAGtttaatgagaaataaagtaggaaggaggcagaagaagcgtttcacaggcgacatggacgtgtcggaagggaggctttctgcatattatgatactggtgattttgatattgacaagtcggaaaatcgttgctccaagtgccacaagatcattaggaattgcacgtgtcgcagtagaaaatcaaaaggcactaaatctagagcgagcagtaataggccgcgtacttcgaacaattgggtatgtgcgttgcttgtattttgcatggctattattttatcttttttatagtagtacattatcatagttaccgtacttatcatataatgaagctttttactaacgatcatttttgttgtttctttaggatggcggccccggggtaccctcttcttgaggctgcttacgacttgcagcaccgtgcccaccacctcgcggacctaaatgaggtataacaatggttgctaatttttgctgatgaatgcataccttaggatgagaattgcaagattttcgtatgaaatgttcttataaattgaggatgtgcctatcgttactattcgcttgtgtacagtgtaaacaatttcatactgcaaatgtcatttgtatcatatttgtgttacttaccactttagtagcccgttattcacaattggattgacttctcatttttttaataatcttataatgttttgcagaatttgacaccactcagggctagggtgcactcaccacttaggtgggatgagcagtacgcccagtacctgcagagagcaggtttcttggatatagctgttcaggtcgtggggggtctccctccaatggacggaccgctgttgaccgctatggtcgacaggtggcgtccggagactcacacgttccacctgcccttcggagaaatgaccatcacaatgcaggatgcggctatgatactcggccttccactggatgggcagccagtgacgggtattatacagaatgagaattggcatgatatggtcgagatgcatattgggattaggccaccagagccagagggcggagatagctcgaagaagacgtccggtgtcagctcggcatggttgagggagcacttcgatgtgtgtcctccgggagcaaatgacgaggtcgtgcagcgctatgctcgagtgtggctatggcactttgtcagtacattcctccttctagatgcagctgggaacacagtttcgtggatggttctccccattctaggttaggtttgggaaaacatagccgtttacagttggggctcagcggctcttgcctggctgtacagacagctatgtgaggcttgcaggcgcacagcgagagattccaatgttggagggtgcacttatatgctccagatttggatttgggagcgaatgcccgtgggtcgaccttctcgcctccgtgtcgatgtaagtcacaacggctaattcctttttctactttaatgttcgaaaaactattgtatcatgtgaccaattggacttacttgcaatttcagccatggcatcgagacgatgctcgtcccacgttctatcatgtgtggaagcatgtgcggcccgttgtggcaatccggataggcgctacagggcctacacaaacgagtttgatgttctcacgcagcaccaggtaatttgctcaccatagttttttaagctaacttccgtataatggtagatgaaataagtattgcgtgaaCATTTTTGAAGGTGGAATGGAAACCGTATGAACGTGAGCAGCTTAGCCATATCGtcttttcaccgacgtgctacagagacagagagctgtggaggtgcacgaccccACTGATATTGTACTACGtggtagagtttcatatgccgcatagggtgatgcggcagtttgggaggatgcaaccgtgccctccttttgaattatcgacttcgcagcagctgcacaggtacgcaggaataaataactattggaggCTATTCAATTAACGCACTTAACAagttatactaatacttcactaatttctgatacagtatcgaccgcagaaagcggtacaaggagaatgattggaggttgAAGCATGGCCAGTACCTCCTCCTGTGGCAGAACAAGcaaggatgcgatcctgaaggtggaccgtactggcgaccaaacaatgagtacatacgatggtactgtacttcgacgagaaccaaagtgaaaccatcttggactaatgtgcccattgaggatgcaccgtctgaggatgacgctgacatagctgacgtgtacgacacggtgacacgctatgggacacagcctgagcgtgcacctctccacgactacatggtaagatttcggtttgtaattatagtatcgtaacattgatcactcatggaatgaaaactcctgcgtacagggacagcagcttgcaaggctctcaaacgaggcgggcgtgattATGGAGCACGCCATCGGGGAAGGTGATGGTCTGCTTCGTGCttttgcagaggtagaagcccaaactaatttccacttatactcgtactacctttgtaaccatcaataacatagtcgtgaatatatgctgcttacatgtgGCAGAGGGTTCGCAAAAGCtgcaggcgaatggccatgaggatgaactgcatgacgtcctcagatgtgcaccacgggggcaatggccagggtacttcttcgggATCACGTCGAACTCCATTGGCGACtacccccagggctgcaacaccgtccactgctgcaggtcctagcaggagatcacgaggcaaggaacccgcatcccctcaggaaagcgaggactctgaaggtgagcagtctgaggatgacgaccctacatatggtgaggaactggagatttctcacgatgctccacctgtgactcagacgcagggagagtccagccaggtatattcacaagtttctccaaattcaattatagattttaatgTTCACTCCtgaagtgtcatacaaattttatgctttgtgcccaattattccataggaacctgcacctcgtacccggttgccacgccggcgtcgtcgttcccgggaccacacagacgttggcagcgccaatgtgctgcccacgcatccaaggagggagcgtcgcccaagagatccttttagccctccggatgagcggcggtcacGACACTGAACCTAGCATGTCTCAAGACTTTTGGAACcgtcacgtgtgtaaaagactaagttggttgttaggtttattcatgtcacgtttgtaaaagactacgttggttgttaggtttttttctgtccgtacaatgttatatatttgctccatgatgtacttgtatttcgtgtattttttcgtaaatgttcAGAATAAAAATACGTTTCGGATTGTGCAGCGCGCTCCTGACGCCCCACCCCCCTTgcccgaaacctactgaaaggttACTAAAATTGGCGCGGTAGAggacccctgccgcgccaggcggcctggcgcggcaaggccctcccccggccggaaacctactgaaagtgtgTTTTAGTTGGCGCGACAgctcactcctgccgcgccaggccgcctggcgcggcaagaccTTCCCCCGGCCgcaaacctactgaaagttcatttcgtttggcgcggcagcgcactcctgccgcgccaggcgtaTTGGCACGGCAAGGCCCCACCAACCCCACTAACCGTACTGAAAGTTCGGTTCGTTTGGCGCGGCAAGCCCCCTCCCCTACTAATAAATATTATTCTCTATCATAACCATGGGCTTGCTGCGCCACTACGCCTGGCGAAGCAGAAATGCGCTGGTGGTAGGGGAGGGGGCTTGCCGCGCCAAACGAACCGAACTTTCAGTACGGTTAGTGGGGTTGGTGGGGCCTTGCCGTGCCAAtacgcctggcgcggcaggagtgcgctgccgcgccaaacgaaatgaactttcagtaggtttgcGGCCGGGGGAAggtcttgccgcgccaggcggcctggcgcggcaggagtgagctgccgcgccaactaAAAcacactttcagtaggtttccggccgggggagggccttgccgcgccaggccgcctggcgcggcaggggtccTCTACCGCGCCAATTTTAGTaacctttcagtaggtttcgggcAAGGGGGGTGGGGCGTCAGGAGCGCGCTGCACAATCCGAAACGTATTTTTATTCTgaacatttacgaaaaaatacacgaaatacaagtacatcatggagcaaatatataacattgtacggacagaaaaaaacctaacaaccaacgtagtcttttacaaacgtgacatgaataaacctaacaaccaacttagtcttttacacacgtgacgGTTCCAAAAGTCTTGAGACATGCTAGGTTCAGTGTCgtgaccgccgctcatccggagggctaaaaggatctcttgggcgacgctccctccttggatgcgtgggcagcacattggcgctgccaacgtctgtgtggtcccgggaacgacgacgccggcgtggcaaccgggtacgaggtgcaggttcctatggaataattgggcacaaagcataaaatttgtatgacacttcaGGAGTGAAcattaaaatctataattgaatttggagaaacttgtgaatatacctggctggactctccctgcgtctgagtcacaggtggagcatcgtgagaaatctccagttcctcaccatatgtagggtcgtcatcctcagactgctcaccttcagagtcctcgctttcctgaggggatgcgggttccttgcctcgtgatctcctgctaggacctgcagcagtggacggtgttgcagccctgggggtaGTCGCCAATGGAGTTCGACGTGATcccgaagaagtaccctggccattgcccccgtggtgcacatctgaggacgtcatgcagttcatcctcatggccattcgcctgcaGCTTTTGCGAACCCTCTGCcacatgtaagcagcatatattcacgactatgttattgatggttacaaaggtagtacgagtataagtggaaattagtttgggcttctacctctgcaaaaGCACGAAGCAGACCATCACCTTCCCCGATGGCGTGCTCCATaatcacgcccgcctcgtttgagagccttgcaagctgctgtccctgtacgcaggagttttcattccatgagtgatcaatgttacgatactataattacaaaccgaaatcttaccatgtagtcgtggagaggtgcacgctcaggctgtgtcccatagcgtgtcaccgtgtcgtacacgtcagctatgtcagcgtcatcctcagacggtgcatcctcaatgggcacattagtccaagatggtttcactttggttctcgtcgaagtacagtaccatcgtatgtactcattgtttggtcgccagtacggtccaccttcaggatcgcatccttgCTTGTTCTGCCACAGGAGGAGGTACTGGCCATGCTTcaacctccaatcattctccttgtaccgctttctgcggtcgatactgtatcagaaattagtgaagtattagtataactTGTTAAGTGCGTTAATTGAATAGcctccaatagttatttattcctgcgtacctgtgcagctgctgcgaagtcgataattcaaaaggagggcacggttgcatcctcccaaactgccgcatcaccctatgcggcatatgaaactctaccaCGTAGTACAATATCAGTggggtcgtgcacctccacagctctctgtctctgtagcacgtcggtgaaaagaCGATATGGCTAAGCTGCTCACGTTCATACGGTTTCCATTCCACCTTCAAAAATGttcacgcaatacttatttcatctaccattatacggaagttagcttaaaaaactatggtgagcaaattacctggtgctgcgtgagaacatcaaactcgtttgtgtaggccctgtagcgcctatccggattgccacaacgggccgcacatgcttccacacatgatagaacgtgggacgagcatcgtctcgatgccatggctgaaattgcaagtaagtccaattggtcacatgatacaatagtttttcgaacattaaagtagaaaaaggaattagccgttgtgacttacatcgacacggaggcgagaaggtcgacccacgggcattcgctcccaaatccaaatctggagcatataagtgcaccctccaacattggaatctctcgctgtgcgcctgcaagcctcacatagctgtctgtacagccaggcaagagccgctgagccccaactgtaaacggctatgttttcccaaacctgacctagaatggggagaaccatccacgaaactgtgttcccagctgcatctagaaggaggaatgtactgacaaagtgccatagccacactcgagcatagcgctgcacgacctcgtcatttgctcccggaggacacacatcgaagtgctccctcaaccatgccgagctgacaccggacgtcttc harbors:
- the LOC117847915 gene encoding uncharacterized protein, with the translated sequence MASRRCSSHVLSCVEACAARCGNPDRRYRAYTNEFDVLTQHQVEWKPYEREQLSHIVFSPTCYRDRELWRCTTPLILYYVVEFHMPHRVMRQFGRMQPCPPFELSTSQQLHSIDRRKRYKENDWRLKHGQYLLLWQNKQGCDPEGGPYWRPNNEYIRWYCTSTRTKVKPSWTNVPIEDAPSEDDADIADVYDTVTRYGTQPERAPLHDYMGQQLARLSNEAGVIMEHAIGEGDGLLRAFAERVRKSCRRMAMRMNCMTSSDVHHGGNGQGTSSGSRRTPLATTPRAATPSTAAGPSRRSRGKEPASPQESEDSEGEQSEDDDPTYGEELEISHDAPPVTQTQGESSQEPAPRTRLPRRRRRSRDHTDVGSANVLPTHPRRERRPRDPFSPPDERRSRH